One Pectobacterium polaris DNA window includes the following coding sequences:
- the murB gene encoding UDP-N-acetylmuramate dehydrogenase, which translates to MVSSIISLKSHNSFSLSVSASRITVADTQEKLIEEWRVACVSQEPILLLGEGSNVLFLEDFLGTILLNRLKGIDVREESDGWYLHIGAGENWHQLVEYTLKYGITGLENLALIPGCVGSAPIQNIGAYGIELQNVCDYVELLDLTEGKVMRLSTEECQFGYRESIFKHQYRSGFAITAVGLFLKKEWHPVLNYGDLAKLNPETVTPQQVFDSVCHMRRSKLPDPVVTGNAGSFFKNPIITQQHAERILREYPNAPQYLQADGNVKLAAGWLIDQCQLKGFQLGGAAVHEKQALVLINKNNAKSSDIVELARYVRNQVAEKFSIQLEPEVRFIAACGEVNAIEVLS; encoded by the coding sequence ATGGTGTCGAGCATTATTTCATTGAAGTCTCATAACTCTTTCTCATTATCTGTGTCTGCGTCCCGCATTACGGTAGCGGATACTCAAGAGAAATTGATCGAAGAATGGCGCGTCGCCTGCGTATCACAAGAGCCCATTTTATTACTAGGAGAAGGAAGTAATGTCCTTTTTCTGGAAGATTTTTTAGGTACTATTCTGCTAAATCGGCTCAAAGGTATAGATGTTCGAGAAGAGAGCGATGGCTGGTATCTTCATATTGGTGCAGGTGAGAATTGGCATCAATTAGTTGAATATACGCTTAAATACGGTATTACCGGGTTAGAAAATCTAGCGCTAATTCCTGGATGTGTAGGGTCTGCACCGATACAAAATATTGGTGCGTATGGTATTGAACTACAAAATGTCTGTGATTATGTGGAATTGCTGGATCTGACTGAAGGTAAGGTCATGCGTCTTAGCACTGAGGAATGCCAGTTCGGTTACCGTGAAAGTATATTTAAGCATCAATACCGCTCTGGGTTTGCGATTACTGCTGTAGGGCTTTTTTTAAAGAAAGAGTGGCATCCAGTACTTAACTACGGCGATTTGGCAAAACTGAATCCTGAAACTGTGACGCCACAGCAGGTATTTGATTCTGTCTGTCATATGCGTCGAAGTAAACTCCCAGATCCTGTAGTGACAGGTAATGCTGGTAGCTTCTTCAAAAATCCAATAATTACACAACAGCATGCCGAACGTATTTTACGAGAGTATCCGAATGCTCCTCAGTATTTACAAGCCGATGGTAACGTTAAATTGGCCGCTGGGTGGTTAATTGATCAGTGCCAGCTTAAAGGATTCCAGCTTGGTGGTGCAGCTGTTCACGAGAAACAGGCATTAGTTCTGATTAATAAGAATAATGCAAAAAGCTCAGATATTGTTGAATTAGCTCGTTACGTCCGCAATCAGGTTGCGGAAAAATTCTCCATACAGCTGGAGCCTGAAGTTCGCTTTATTGCTGCGTGTGGAGAGGTCAATGCCATCGAGGTATTATCATGA